From one Prochlorococcus marinus str. MIT 0912 genomic stretch:
- the aroC gene encoding chorismate synthase: MGSSFGKLFNISTFGESHGGGVGVIIDGCPPKLELDINEIQNDLNRRRPGQSKITTPRNESDQVEILSGLLGNKTLGTPIAMVVRNKDHRPKDYSEIKKTFRPSHADATYQKKYGIQASSGGGRASARETIGRVAAGSVAKQLLKKSSNTEILAWVKRIHDIEAEIHPSEVTFDEIEKNIVRCPNQSAADLMIERVEDFGKEGDSCGGVIECVVRNPPVGLGMPVFDKLEADLAKALMSLPATKGFEVGSGFGGTYLKGSEHNDPFLPSDSDQLKTATNNSGGIQGGITNGEDIVLRVGFKPTATIRKSQRTIDEDGNATTLKATGRHDPCVLPRAVPMVEAMVALVLADHLLRQAGQCTDYC, from the coding sequence ATGGGAAGTAGCTTCGGAAAACTTTTTAATATCAGCACCTTTGGCGAATCTCATGGAGGAGGTGTTGGTGTAATTATTGATGGATGTCCACCAAAGTTGGAGCTTGATATCAATGAAATACAAAATGATCTAAATAGAAGGAGGCCAGGACAAAGTAAAATCACTACTCCAAGAAACGAAAGCGATCAGGTTGAGATTCTTAGTGGTCTTTTAGGGAACAAAACCTTAGGAACACCAATTGCTATGGTTGTCAGAAATAAAGATCATAGGCCTAAAGATTATTCTGAAATTAAAAAAACTTTTAGACCATCTCACGCTGATGCTACATATCAGAAAAAATATGGAATTCAGGCTTCAAGTGGCGGTGGGCGTGCATCAGCAAGAGAGACGATAGGTAGAGTCGCTGCCGGCTCTGTTGCAAAACAACTCCTAAAAAAGTCTTCTAATACGGAAATACTCGCCTGGGTAAAGAGAATTCACGATATTGAAGCTGAGATTCATCCTAGTGAAGTGACCTTTGATGAAATTGAAAAAAATATTGTTCGATGTCCAAATCAATCAGCTGCAGATTTAATGATTGAGAGAGTTGAGGATTTTGGCAAAGAAGGAGACTCCTGTGGCGGAGTCATAGAATGTGTCGTTCGAAATCCCCCAGTAGGTCTTGGCATGCCTGTCTTTGATAAGTTAGAAGCTGATTTAGCAAAGGCATTAATGTCTTTGCCAGCTACCAAAGGCTTTGAGGTAGGCTCTGGTTTCGGAGGGACTTATTTGAAAGGCAGCGAACATAATGATCCTTTTTTACCATCTGATTCGGATCAATTGAAAACTGCTACTAATAATTCAGGTGGAATCCAAGGAGGTATAACTAATGGAGAGGATATAGTTCTGAGAGTTGGATTTAAACCAACAGCAACTATTAGGAAAAGTCAAAGAACAATTGATGAGGATGGTAATGCAACAACTCTTAAGGCAACAGGAAGACATGACCCTTGTGTTTTGCCAAGGGCTGTTCCAATGGTTGAAGCTATGGTTGCGCTAGTTTTAGCTGATCATTTACTTAGGCAAGCAGGCCAATGTACTGATTATTGTTAA
- a CDS encoding bifunctional 4-hydroxy-2-oxoglutarate aldolase/2-dehydro-3-deoxy-phosphogluconate aldolase, producing the protein MENLSNYGIRNIEIGWDPNPEWSNLILEIKKKFKFINIGAASITSIKSLDSIRSLDLNYCMSPIFNKEIHIKAIKYNQLVIPGISNVENFKEAINLGYKIIKIFPASKLGINFINELHDLRKKDIFLIGAGGIKSKNLKKLLKSGYDGLVIGKELKNETPDKELEKWLKDF; encoded by the coding sequence ATTGAAAATCTCTCTAATTATGGTATTAGGAACATTGAAATAGGATGGGATCCAAATCCAGAATGGTCAAATTTGATATTAGAAATAAAAAAGAAATTCAAGTTCATTAATATTGGTGCAGCATCAATTACTTCAATAAAATCTTTGGACTCAATTCGCTCATTAGATCTTAATTACTGTATGAGTCCAATCTTTAATAAAGAAATTCATATCAAAGCCATAAAATATAATCAATTAGTCATTCCAGGAATATCTAATGTTGAAAATTTCAAAGAAGCAATCAATCTAGGATATAAAATTATAAAAATTTTTCCTGCATCAAAATTAGGAATAAACTTTATAAACGAATTGCATGACTTAAGAAAAAAGGATATTTTCCTTATTGGTGCAGGTGGAATAAAAAGTAAAAATCTCAAAAAATTGCTAAAGAGCGGATACGACGGATTGGTCATTGGAAAAGAATTAAAAAATGAGACCCCTGATAAAGAACTAGAGAAATGGCTAAAGGATTTTTGA
- the ftsH gene encoding ATP-dependent zinc metalloprotease FtsH gives MNKRWRNIGLYVLIVVVVIFVGSAFFDKPSPTKASRTLRYSDFIEAVQERQVSRVLISPDKGTAQIVESDGNRALVNLAPDQELLQLLTDNDVDIAVQPTTQANPLQQAASSLIFPILLLGGLFFLFRRAGSGGGGNPAMSFGKSKARLQMEPETKITFGDVAGIEGAKLELTEVVDFLKNPDRFTAVGAKIPKGVLLVGPPGTGKTLLAKAVAGEASVPFFSISGSEFVEMFVGVGASRVRDLFEQAKKNAPCIVFIDEIDAVGRQRGAGLGGGNDEREQTLNQLLTEMDGFEGNSGIIIVAATNRPDVLDSALMRPGRFDRQVTVDRPDYSGRLQILKVHARSKTLSKGVDLDQIARRTPGFTGADLANLLNEAAILAARRELTEVSNDEIGAAIERIMVGPEKKDTVISEKRKRLVAYHEAGHAVVGAVMPDYDPVQKISIIPRGQAGGLTFFTPSEERMESGLYSRSYLQNQMAVALGGRVAEEIIYGEDEVTTGASNDLKQVASVARQMITKFGMSDKLGPVALGRSQGGMFLGRDISAERDFSEDTAATIDSEVSILVEIAYERAKKALNDNRQVLEELTTMLMETETVDSLEFQDLLIRHEVKVAEYA, from the coding sequence TTGAACAAACGCTGGAGAAACATTGGTCTTTATGTACTAATTGTCGTAGTTGTGATTTTTGTTGGAAGTGCTTTTTTCGATAAGCCAAGTCCTACGAAAGCATCTAGAACACTTAGATATAGCGACTTTATAGAAGCTGTTCAAGAGAGACAGGTCAGTAGAGTACTCATATCTCCAGACAAAGGGACAGCTCAAATTGTTGAAAGTGATGGGAACAGAGCACTAGTTAATTTAGCTCCTGATCAAGAGTTACTTCAATTATTAACTGATAATGACGTTGATATTGCTGTTCAACCTACAACCCAAGCAAATCCCCTTCAGCAAGCTGCCAGTAGCCTTATATTTCCAATTCTTTTATTAGGAGGTCTATTTTTTCTATTCAGAAGAGCTGGCTCTGGTGGCGGTGGAAATCCTGCAATGAGTTTTGGAAAAAGTAAAGCAAGACTTCAAATGGAGCCAGAAACAAAAATTACTTTTGGAGACGTTGCGGGTATTGAAGGTGCAAAGCTTGAACTTACTGAGGTTGTTGATTTCCTAAAAAATCCTGATCGCTTTACAGCTGTCGGGGCAAAAATTCCTAAGGGAGTTTTGCTAGTTGGTCCTCCTGGTACAGGTAAAACTTTGCTGGCTAAGGCCGTTGCAGGTGAAGCTTCAGTTCCCTTCTTCTCCATATCTGGTTCTGAGTTTGTAGAAATGTTTGTTGGAGTCGGAGCTAGCAGAGTTAGAGATCTTTTTGAACAAGCTAAAAAGAATGCTCCCTGTATAGTTTTTATTGATGAAATAGATGCTGTCGGCCGTCAACGAGGAGCAGGCCTTGGAGGAGGTAATGATGAAAGAGAACAAACGCTCAACCAACTTTTAACAGAAATGGATGGTTTTGAAGGAAATTCAGGAATCATTATTGTTGCCGCAACCAACAGACCCGATGTGCTCGACTCTGCATTAATGCGTCCAGGAAGATTTGACAGGCAAGTAACAGTAGATAGACCAGACTACTCAGGGAGATTGCAAATACTTAAAGTTCATGCAAGAAGTAAAACTCTTTCAAAGGGAGTTGACCTTGATCAGATTGCAAGAAGAACTCCTGGTTTTACTGGAGCAGATCTAGCCAATTTATTGAACGAAGCTGCAATATTAGCTGCGAGAAGAGAATTAACAGAGGTCAGTAATGATGAAATAGGTGCTGCAATTGAAAGGATTATGGTTGGTCCTGAGAAGAAAGACACAGTCATTAGTGAAAAACGTAAAAGGTTAGTTGCTTATCATGAAGCTGGCCATGCAGTAGTTGGTGCTGTTATGCCTGATTATGACCCAGTACAAAAGATCTCAATTATTCCAAGAGGACAAGCTGGGGGCCTAACTTTTTTCACTCCAAGTGAAGAAAGAATGGAATCTGGTCTTTATTCTAGGTCTTACCTACAAAATCAAATGGCTGTTGCGCTAGGAGGAAGAGTTGCGGAGGAAATTATTTATGGAGAAGATGAAGTAACTACTGGTGCATCAAATGATTTAAAGCAAGTAGCTTCAGTTGCCAGGCAGATGATTACTAAGTTTGGCATGAGTGACAAATTAGGACCTGTAGCTCTAGGAAGATCTCAAGGTGGAATGTTCCTTGGTAGAGACATCTCTGCAGAGAGAGATTTTTCCGAAGATACCGCAGCAACTATTGATTCAGAAGTCTCAATTCTTGTTGAAATTGCATACGAAAGAGCTAAAAAGGCTCTCAATGATAACCGTCAAGTACTGGAAGAGTTAACAACAATGCTTATGGAAACAGAGACTGTTGATTCTCTAGAATTCCAGGATTTGTTAATTCGCCATGAAGTTAAAGTTGCTGAGTATGCATAG
- the sat gene encoding sulfate adenylyltransferase — protein MTSKQSSNKNLEGLIKPYGGELINLMASDQEAKELKKNSFKILNCSDRNACDIELLLIGAFSPLNGFMSEENYNSVVKQNRIESGLLFGLPIVMDTDREDIKPGDSVLLNYKDQELAILEVQEKWTPDKVIEAKFCYGTTSLEHPAVRMISMERKKYYLGGAIKGLELPRRVFTCQTPAQVRENLPYGEDVVAFQCRNPIHRAHYELFTRALEANNVSQNGVVLVHPTCGPTQEDDIPGSVRFQTYEKLASEVNNPKIRWSYLPYSMHMAGPREALQHMIIRRNYGCTHFIIGRDMAGCKSSLSGEDFYGPYDAQDFANDCCEELGMQTVPSLNLVFTEEEGYVTADYAKEKGLHIKKLSGTQFRKMLRTGEEIPEWFAFKSVVDVLRAA, from the coding sequence ATGACCAGCAAGCAAAGTTCTAATAAAAATCTCGAAGGTTTGATAAAGCCCTATGGTGGAGAACTAATAAATCTTATGGCATCTGATCAAGAGGCAAAAGAATTAAAAAAAAATTCTTTTAAAATTTTAAATTGTTCAGATAGAAATGCTTGTGATATTGAACTTCTTTTGATTGGTGCTTTTTCTCCTTTAAATGGCTTCATGAGTGAAGAAAATTACAACTCAGTTGTTAAACAAAACCGTATCGAATCGGGTTTACTTTTTGGTTTACCGATTGTTATGGATACAGATAGAGAAGATATAAAACCAGGAGATTCAGTTTTACTAAACTACAAAGATCAAGAACTAGCAATTTTAGAAGTACAAGAAAAATGGACACCTGACAAGGTAATTGAAGCCAAATTTTGCTATGGAACAACTTCTTTAGAGCACCCTGCAGTAAGAATGATTTCTATGGAGAGAAAAAAATATTATTTAGGAGGTGCAATAAAAGGTCTAGAATTACCTAGAAGAGTTTTTACTTGTCAAACTCCTGCTCAAGTAAGAGAGAACCTTCCCTATGGGGAAGATGTAGTTGCATTTCAGTGCAGGAATCCAATTCATAGAGCCCATTATGAGCTTTTCACAAGAGCATTAGAAGCAAATAATGTCAGTCAAAATGGTGTTGTTCTAGTTCACCCAACCTGTGGACCAACTCAAGAAGATGACATCCCTGGATCAGTAAGATTTCAAACCTATGAAAAACTTGCCTCTGAAGTAAATAATCCAAAAATTAGATGGTCATATCTACCTTATTCGATGCATATGGCTGGGCCAAGAGAGGCTCTTCAACATATGATTATTAGGAGGAATTATGGATGTACTCATTTCATTATCGGAAGAGATATGGCTGGCTGTAAGTCTTCCCTAAGCGGAGAAGATTTTTATGGTCCATATGATGCTCAGGATTTTGCAAACGATTGCTGCGAAGAATTAGGAATGCAAACAGTCCCATCTTTAAATCTTGTATTCACAGAGGAGGAAGGTTATGTAACTGCTGATTATGCGAAAGAAAAAGGCTTACACATAAAAAAATTAAGTGGCACTCAATTCAGGAAAATGCTTAGAACTGGAGAAGAAATTCCTGAATGGTTTGCATTTAAAAGCGTCGTAGATGTACTAAGAGCCGCATAG
- a CDS encoding photosystem II manganese-stabilizing polypeptide, with translation MRFRPLLALMLAFCLTFTTLPSSASAALKGREQGNARFGNVVNTGQADACTVLPAGSSGSINADGQFKSLCLQPTEVSVKLPGNKRNKSDFAIAKIISPRFNTSLDEVYGDLSGGKFTEKGGIDFSLITVLAPNGEEFPFAFSVKEMIAESKKGKSIEPGAEFSGPTTTPSYRSADFLDPKSRAKSTGVEYAQALIARGGDDEDLARENVKDDLGGKGEITLTVDTVDADTEEFGGQFVAIQPSDNDLGSKDPVDIKIKGIFYGRKA, from the coding sequence ATGCGATTTCGTCCTCTGCTGGCTTTGATGCTGGCTTTTTGTCTCACCTTTACAACTCTCCCATCAAGCGCATCTGCAGCTTTAAAGGGACGCGAGCAAGGTAATGCTCGTTTTGGCAATGTTGTTAATACTGGCCAAGCTGATGCTTGCACTGTTTTACCAGCGGGTTCATCGGGTTCTATTAATGCTGATGGCCAATTTAAAAGCTTATGCCTTCAGCCAACAGAAGTTTCAGTAAAACTTCCAGGTAACAAGCGAAATAAATCTGATTTTGCAATAGCAAAAATTATCAGTCCTCGCTTCAATACAAGTCTTGATGAAGTTTACGGAGATCTATCCGGAGGTAAATTCACTGAAAAAGGTGGTATTGACTTCTCTCTAATTACAGTTCTAGCTCCAAATGGAGAGGAATTTCCTTTTGCTTTCTCTGTTAAAGAGATGATTGCTGAATCCAAAAAAGGAAAATCAATTGAACCAGGAGCTGAATTTTCAGGTCCAACAACAACTCCAAGTTATAGATCTGCAGACTTTCTTGATCCCAAGAGTCGCGCTAAATCAACTGGTGTTGAATATGCTCAAGCTCTCATTGCTCGTGGTGGCGATGATGAAGATCTTGCAAGAGAAAATGTTAAAGATGATCTTGGCGGTAAAGGTGAAATAACACTTACTGTCGATACTGTTGATGCTGATACTGAAGAGTTTGGTGGCCAGTTTGTTGCTATCCAACCTTCAGATAATGACCTCGGATCAAAAGATCCAGTTGATATCAAAATCAAAGGTATCTTTTATGGTCGCAAAGCTTAA
- the coaBC gene encoding bifunctional phosphopantothenoylcysteine decarboxylase/phosphopantothenate--cysteine ligase CoaBC, whose protein sequence is MNNLTSLSGKKILVAVTGSIAAVKAPILVSRLIKAGVEVKCVITPSAARLVSPLSLSTLSRNKCYQDKDQWDYSQTKPLHIALAEWAELIIVAPISATSLSKFTNGNADGLLASILLASQSQIIIAPAMNTSMWENPSVKKNWDYAKTIDQVISLEPSEGLLACDRVGNGKMVNLDIIELACESAFIFNEENKFLTNDLKNIRFLVSAGPTVEDLDAARQLTNRSSGRMGVLIAQAAKLRGAEVDLVHGPISVQADLLEGLNTYPVRSSTEMGAKINDLQPSAQVIVMAAAVSDFKKNSPSEKKISKELFLQSISDDLEMTKDLIKNLTRKKLENQIVLGFAAETGSDNEIIEKGHKKRVLKGCDLLMANPIDRDGQGFDKNFNSGFLLGPKKMIKNFSFSTKLAISHQLLDEIRNLKS, encoded by the coding sequence ATGAATAATCTTACTTCTTTATCTGGGAAAAAAATATTAGTTGCTGTTACGGGTAGTATTGCAGCTGTTAAAGCTCCTATTTTAGTTAGCCGCCTAATCAAAGCTGGTGTAGAGGTCAAATGCGTTATTACACCAAGCGCAGCTAGGTTAGTTAGTCCTTTATCTTTATCTACTTTAAGTAGAAATAAATGTTATCAAGATAAAGATCAGTGGGATTACTCTCAAACAAAGCCTCTGCATATTGCTTTAGCTGAATGGGCAGAACTAATTATTGTTGCTCCTATTAGCGCCACATCTTTATCCAAATTTACCAATGGAAATGCTGATGGACTTTTAGCGAGCATTCTCTTAGCTAGTCAATCTCAAATAATAATTGCTCCTGCAATGAACACTTCAATGTGGGAAAATCCATCAGTTAAAAAAAATTGGGATTACGCAAAGACTATTGACCAAGTTATTAGTCTCGAACCAAGTGAAGGACTTTTAGCTTGCGACAGAGTTGGTAATGGGAAAATGGTTAATTTGGATATTATTGAATTGGCCTGTGAAAGTGCATTTATTTTCAATGAAGAAAATAAATTCCTCACCAATGATTTAAAAAACATAAGATTTCTCGTATCAGCTGGTCCCACAGTTGAAGACCTTGATGCCGCAAGACAGCTAACAAATCGAAGCAGCGGAAGGATGGGCGTTTTGATAGCTCAAGCTGCAAAGTTAAGAGGTGCCGAAGTCGATTTAGTACATGGCCCAATAAGCGTTCAAGCAGATCTTCTAGAGGGACTTAATACTTATCCAGTAAGAAGCTCAACAGAAATGGGAGCAAAAATTAATGATCTACAACCATCAGCACAAGTCATTGTTATGGCTGCAGCAGTATCAGACTTCAAAAAAAATAGTCCAAGTGAGAAAAAAATCTCCAAAGAGCTTTTTTTACAGTCCATTTCTGATGATTTAGAAATGACCAAAGACTTAATCAAAAATCTAACGAGAAAGAAATTAGAAAATCAAATTGTCCTAGGCTTTGCTGCTGAAACAGGGAGTGATAATGAAATCATTGAAAAAGGTCACAAAAAAAGGGTTTTAAAAGGTTGCGACCTTCTTATGGCCAATCCCATTGACAGAGATGGGCAAGGATTTGATAAAAACTTCAACAGTGGTTTTTTGTTAGGTCCAAAAAAAATGATCAAAAACTTTTCTTTCTCAACAAAACTTGCAATATCCCATCAACTTTTAGATGAAATTCGAAATCTCAAATCATAA
- a CDS encoding DUF565 domain-containing protein, with amino-acid sequence MQKTFLYKSSAKIVDRLANWAVNPWRRYSLLVIIFLIGFFIGSSLGMINGVLALMDPVGAFVALIFLEILIKARFIFLKSKNPIIIVRVFDMFRIGLTYGLFSEGLKLL; translated from the coding sequence ATGCAAAAAACATTTTTATACAAATCATCTGCAAAGATTGTTGATAGATTAGCAAATTGGGCTGTAAATCCTTGGAGAAGGTATTCTTTGTTAGTAATAATTTTCTTGATAGGTTTTTTTATAGGTAGTTCTCTAGGTATGATTAATGGAGTACTAGCTTTGATGGATCCAGTTGGAGCATTTGTTGCACTAATATTTCTAGAGATACTAATTAAAGCTAGGTTTATTTTTCTAAAGTCTAAAAATCCAATTATAATTGTTAGGGTTTTTGATATGTTTAGAATAGGCCTTACATATGGACTTTTTTCAGAGGGGTTGAAACTATTATAA
- a CDS encoding aspartate carbamoyltransferase catalytic subunit yields the protein MNNWKHNHILDLSTFSLEDYNTVLELTTRFKDVHKSSSRKLPALQGRLITNLFFEPSTRTRTSFELAAKRLSADVQNFSVSASSISKGETPLDTILTYISMGADILVIRHESTNVPAELANYVDINNINTSILNAGDGLHSHPSQGLLDLFTLATFFNPNDASTNSLLNKKITIVGDILHSRVARSNLWALTACGAEVTLCGPPSLLPDEFIDFVVNPPPGQKFDPINKRGSIIIKRSLKDALEDSDAVMTLRLQKERMKQNMLTDLESYHEQYGLTHESLKWCEKKVPVLHPGPVNRGIEISSQLVEDDSINLISKQVENGIPTRMALLYLLGLNKNN from the coding sequence ATGAATAATTGGAAACATAATCACATTCTTGATCTATCTACATTTTCTTTAGAGGATTACAACACAGTTTTAGAACTAACTACAAGATTTAAAGATGTTCATAAATCAAGTTCTAGAAAACTTCCTGCGCTTCAAGGAAGATTAATTACAAACTTATTTTTCGAACCAAGTACAAGAACAAGAACTAGCTTTGAACTTGCGGCAAAAAGACTATCTGCTGATGTTCAAAATTTTTCTGTATCAGCAAGTTCTATAAGCAAAGGAGAGACTCCTTTAGACACTATTCTCACATACATCTCAATGGGAGCTGATATTTTAGTAATTAGGCATGAGTCAACCAATGTACCCGCTGAACTAGCAAATTACGTAGACATAAATAACATCAATACATCTATTCTCAATGCGGGTGATGGATTACATAGCCATCCAAGTCAAGGCCTTTTGGATTTATTTACGCTTGCTACTTTTTTTAATCCAAACGACGCATCTACTAATAGCCTTTTAAATAAAAAGATCACAATAGTTGGTGATATTCTTCATTCTAGAGTTGCTAGATCCAACCTTTGGGCCCTAACTGCATGCGGAGCCGAGGTAACACTATGTGGGCCTCCAAGCCTGCTTCCAGATGAATTCATTGATTTTGTTGTCAATCCTCCGCCAGGACAAAAATTTGATCCGATTAATAAGAGAGGTTCTATTATCATAAAAAGATCACTAAAAGATGCACTAGAGGATAGTGATGCAGTTATGACACTTCGATTACAGAAAGAGAGAATGAAGCAAAATATGCTTACAGATCTTGAAAGTTACCATGAACAATATGGATTAACACATGAAAGTTTAAAATGGTGTGAAAAGAAAGTTCCTGTTCTTCATCCTGGACCAGTAAATAGAGGAATAGAAATAAGCAGTCAATTAGTTGAAGATGATTCAATCAATCTTATAAGTAAACAAGTAGAAAATGGCATCCCAACAAGAATGGCTTTATTATATTTACTAGGGTTAAATAAAAATAATTAA
- a CDS encoding DNA-3-methyladenine glycosylase has translation MSVLTKEFFSKPSHIVAPNLIGCFLIKRLSKNNYLSGVIVETEAYSQEEASCHGFSGRTKRNETLFGEPGNLYIYLSFGIHSCVNIVTDKKNWASGVLIRSIAIKGENERIASGPGLLAKRFGLNRNFDNLPLSPANDFWLAKGENIKKMGNIVQTTRIGISQAKEIPWRWYLENSRSVSKRAKGDHIPPKNKCWSPSSLEGL, from the coding sequence ATTTCAGTTCTTACTAAAGAATTCTTCTCCAAGCCATCTCATATAGTCGCACCTAACTTAATTGGCTGTTTTTTAATTAAACGCTTATCAAAAAACAACTATCTTTCTGGTGTAATTGTTGAAACTGAGGCTTATTCTCAAGAAGAAGCTTCATGTCATGGTTTCTCAGGGAGAACGAAAAGAAACGAAACCCTTTTTGGGGAACCTGGTAATTTATATATATACCTTTCATTTGGAATTCATAGTTGCGTAAATATTGTTACCGATAAGAAAAATTGGGCAAGTGGTGTACTTATTCGATCAATAGCAATAAAAGGGGAAAATGAACGAATTGCCTCTGGGCCAGGACTCCTGGCAAAAAGATTTGGATTGAATAGAAATTTTGACAATTTACCATTGTCACCTGCAAATGATTTTTGGTTGGCAAAGGGAGAAAATATTAAAAAAATGGGAAATATTGTTCAAACCACAAGAATTGGCATATCTCAAGCTAAAGAGATACCTTGGCGTTGGTACCTTGAAAATAGTAGAAGTGTTAGTAAAAGAGCTAAAGGAGATCACATTCCTCCAAAAAATAAGTGTTGGTCTCCATCCTCACTTGAGGGATTATGA
- the gatC gene encoding Asp-tRNA(Asn)/Glu-tRNA(Gln) amidotransferase subunit GatC, with product MTKISSSDVRKVAKLARLELPEDQIETYTEQLEEILSYVDQLQEIDTENIPPTTRAVEVVNAMRDDLVEVNCSREDLLNQAPHREGDFFRVPKIL from the coding sequence ATGACTAAAATTTCTTCATCTGATGTTCGTAAGGTTGCAAAGTTAGCTCGTTTAGAACTTCCAGAAGATCAAATTGAAACTTATACAGAGCAACTCGAAGAAATACTTTCATATGTTGATCAACTGCAAGAAATAGATACTGAAAATATTCCTCCCACTACTAGAGCTGTAGAGGTGGTTAATGCAATGAGGGATGATTTAGTTGAAGTTAATTGCTCAAGAGAAGATCTTCTTAATCAAGCACCTCATAGGGAAGGTGATTTTTTTAGAGTTCCCAAAATACTTTAA
- the crtR gene encoding beta-carotene hydroxylase → MTQCLSRSDKNKATKKLKSLRDWQNEIQEYLDPPKPLNVTLGLFFGGYFLAIVSVWQWYQGNWPLPILVALAFLALHMEGTVIHDACHNAAHPNKWINQFMGHGSAILLGFSFPVFTRVHLEHHKYVNDPKNDPDHIVSTFGPIWLIAPRFFYHEYFFFERKLWRKFELMQWGIERGIFICIVIAGIKYNFMNVIYNLWFGPALMVGVTLGIFFDYLPHRPFQSRNRWKNARVYPSKLMNLLIMGQNYHLVHHLWPSIPWFEYKPAYEATKPLLDQKGSPQRMGIFETKKDSLNFLYDVLLGIRSHKERRSKMRPIARILPKNNWRRKYIKLIHKTRIRTESK, encoded by the coding sequence ATGACCCAGTGCTTATCGAGGTCTGACAAAAATAAGGCAACGAAAAAACTGAAGTCATTACGCGACTGGCAAAATGAGATCCAAGAATATCTTGATCCTCCCAAGCCTTTAAACGTAACTTTAGGTCTTTTCTTTGGTGGATATTTTCTTGCAATAGTTAGTGTTTGGCAGTGGTATCAGGGGAACTGGCCGTTACCAATTTTAGTTGCATTAGCTTTTTTGGCTCTACATATGGAAGGCACTGTTATTCATGACGCCTGCCACAATGCTGCCCATCCAAATAAATGGATCAATCAATTTATGGGGCATGGGTCTGCGATATTACTAGGTTTTAGTTTCCCAGTTTTCACAAGAGTTCATCTAGAGCATCACAAATACGTTAACGACCCAAAAAACGATCCAGATCACATAGTTAGCACCTTTGGCCCTATTTGGTTAATTGCTCCAAGATTTTTCTATCATGAATATTTTTTCTTTGAGCGAAAACTTTGGAGAAAGTTTGAACTAATGCAATGGGGAATTGAAAGAGGAATATTTATTTGCATAGTCATTGCCGGAATTAAATACAATTTCATGAATGTTATTTATAATTTATGGTTCGGACCAGCATTAATGGTTGGAGTCACTTTAGGAATATTTTTTGATTACCTACCTCATAGACCTTTTCAGTCTAGAAATAGATGGAAAAACGCAAGAGTTTATCCAAGTAAATTAATGAACTTACTAATAATGGGACAAAATTATCATTTAGTTCATCATTTATGGCCCTCTATTCCATGGTTTGAATATAAACCAGCTTACGAAGCCACAAAACCACTTTTAGATCAAAAAGGTTCTCCTCAAAGAATGGGAATTTTTGAAACTAAGAAAGATAGTCTAAATTTTCTTTATGATGTTTTACTTGGAATCAGAAGCCACAAAGAAAGAAGAAGTAAGATGAGACCCATAGCAAGAATATTACCGAAAAACAACTGGAGGAGAAAATATATAAAATTAATTCATAAAACTAGAATCAGAACAGAAAGTAAATGA